The Bacteroidota bacterium DNA window TAAAAAAGAATAAAATAGAAGGGCTGATAGATGAATTTAGTCCTGAAGTAATATATATCAATTCTATTTTTGTTCCTCAATTTCTTTTATATCCAATTTGGAAGGCCGAAAAAATTAAGTCTAAGGTGATTGTAGCTCCGAGAGGAATGCTTCAGGATGGAGCAATTGAGAACAAGCCGATAAAGAAAAAACTATATTTTTCCTTATTAAAAGCTATAGGGTTATTTAAGAATATTTATTGGCATGCTACCGATAATCAGGAAGAAATAGATATTAAGAAACTATTTCATTCAGGAAATATTTTAGAAGTAAAGAATGTACCTGTTAGTCCGACAAATAAATTACAACAAACGGAAGAAAGAAGTACTTTAAGGCTGTTATACCTCTCATTAATTTCGGAAAAGAAAAATTTACATTTTCTACTGAATATTTTGAAGGAAAATATCAGCAGGCAAATTGAGTTGGATATTTATGGGCCTATAAAAGATAAAGCTTATTGGGCAGAGTGTTTAAATATAATTGAAACATTGCCCGAGAATGTAAAAGTGAAATATCAGGGGGAGGTAGCTCCTGAAAATATCTCTGATATATTTCCAAAATATCATCTTTTTATTCTGCCAACCCTGGGTGAAAATTTCGGACATGCAATATTTGAAGCGCTGGCAAATGGAATACCTGTTATAATTTCTGATAAAACTCCGTGGAAGAATTTAGAAGAAAGGAATGTTGGTTTTGATCTGCCATTGGAAGATAGAAGATGGGTAGAAATATTAAATTCAATAAAGACAGAAGAATTGATCTCTATGAGACAGGACTCACTCGATTTTGCCAAAGATTATTTTGAAATGGGCAATTTTAAAGA harbors:
- a CDS encoding glycosyltransferase yields the protein MSKRLLIFTEYFLPAKRGGGPVTSIRNLVELLHSEYEIGIVCFNHDMNSEDELPGIISDDWNNWEEKARVFYAGKKSLKKNKIEGLIDEFSPEVIYINSIFVPQFLLYPIWKAEKIKSKVIVAPRGMLQDGAIENKPIKKKLYFSLLKAIGLFKNIYWHATDNQEEIDIKKLFHSGNILEVKNVPVSPTNKLQQTEERSTLRLLYLSLISEKKNLHFLLNILKENISRQIELDIYGPIKDKAYWAECLNIIETLPENVKVKYQGEVAPENISDIFPKYHLFILPTLGENFGHAIFEALANGIPVIISDKTPWKNLEERNVGFDLPLEDRRWVEILNSIKTEELISMRQDSLDFAKDYFEMGNFKEKYRYLFNIDPVN